One genomic region from Candidatus Hydrogenedentota bacterium encodes:
- the rplP gene encoding 50S ribosomal protein L16 — protein MLMPKRVKHRKQHRGRRTGNSKGGTAVDFGEYGLKSMADGWITARQIEAARIALTRHVKRGGKIWIRVFPDKPITKKPAETRMGKGKGAPEEWVAVIKPGRVMFELEGVTEELAREAVRLAGQKLPIATKFVKRV, from the coding sequence ATGTTGATGCCGAAACGAGTAAAGCACCGTAAGCAGCATCGCGGCCGCCGCACCGGCAATAGCAAGGGCGGCACGGCGGTAGACTTCGGCGAATACGGTTTGAAGTCGATGGCGGACGGCTGGATTACGGCGCGCCAGATTGAAGCGGCCCGTATCGCGCTGACCCGCCATGTGAAACGCGGCGGAAAGATTTGGATTCGGGTATTCCCGGACAAGCCCATCACCAAGAAGCCGGCCGAAACCCGCATGGGTAAAGGTAAAGGGGCTCCGGAAGAATGGGTAGCGGTCATCAAGCCGGGCCGCGTGATGTTCGAGTTGGAAGGCGTGACGGAAGAATTGGCGCGCGAGGCGGTCCGGTTGGCAGGGCAGAAGTTGCCCATCGCCACGAA